TTTCTCTAGCTTGGATTCCAGGAAGGGTCCCGAAAGGAGCTGAGCTCAGGGTGAGCAGCTCTGAATGGGTATAAAATACTTCTCATGTAGCTGCCCACTGGGTGGGGCCTTAAGCCCTTTTGGATGTGGCTGAACATGCCACTGATACTCCGTGACCCTGTGCTGTGGCACAGAGCTTCCAAGTTCACCAGGTTTAGGAATCCTTTCCCTGGAAAGCCCCGAGGATAATAATCGGTAACAGACTTCATCACTGTGACTGGGAATGAATCTCACCAGAAACTCAATAGCAGCTAATTCACACAGTTCCTTAACCACCCTCAACGCTACCAACAATCTTGGTGATTGCATCCACAGTAGGTTCTGACCACTAATGAACTTGACTCAATCTCTAAGAAGCAGTCTCAGCTGCAGGGAGCTCCAGTCCACCTGCGCCTACCTCACCACTGTTCACTCTCACGGAGGAACAAGTCGGTCAGGAAGCTGCACCACGGCCTGGCTCTTAAAGAGAGACTCTGAGAACCAGAGGTGGAGATTCACTGACTTAGAATTACTCTAAGCAGCTACAGCGTGATGTCTTCGGAGAAGGTATGTGCCGACTTGATCAGAGGCGCAAAGGAAAAGACTCTCAAGGTGAAAGGACGGATGCCCACCAAGACTGTGAGAATAACTACAAGGAAAACTCCTGTGGTGAAGGCTCTAGGACTTGGgatcatttttcagatgaggatcCACAGCGACTCAGTGACACGCACAGTCCTTCTGCGATTGTTAATAAGATTACTTCCATCAGTACTGAGCCAGGAGTCGAGGTTGAAGTCACCATGGCAGATGttttaaatcaacttttttaataaactggtaatcagttgttaaaaatataaaatggacatCATTTGTGAACTGAATAAAGGCTTTTGACACTTGGAATAAACACCTGATGGGTAGGCTGGATTCTCTGCCCTTAAGGAAAAGAGCCACAGATGATTTGAGTATAACGTTTAATGTAAGATACAGTGGATTGGCAGAGTTGGTACAAAGCTAAGAGATTCATTTCTAGTCAGTGAGTTAACAGCCTAGGCACCTGGACAAAAAATTGGCTCTGCTGTCCTGGGTCCTCCAAAGCCCCCTGTACAGCACCAGCTAGAGGCCCCACACCAAGACTGGTATTGGCTACCTGAAGGCTTTGATGGAATCTACTGTTCCCAGAGTGATTCAAGAGACTGGCTGGCCCTAGTCAACACAGCAGGTGTAATTTTCAGGACAGGCTTGAGGAAAGTGGGTATGGAACTGGACATGGGGTTTGGGTGGCTGTACATTTGCTGCATGCAGTAGTCCAAGAGGCTCTCAGCTGGAGAGGTTAGCCTTTCCACCCTCCCTGACTGCTGtttgggaagaaggagaaaaaaggtcTTTCAAAAAGCTGTATTTGGCATGAGCTAATGCCACTGCCAGTGGCCAGGCACAGACACAGAAGGCCCTGAGGAGCTGGGCGGAAAGGAGAATGTGCAGGCAGAGCAGGAGATAGCCAGCTCACGTCCCTGCCCCAGGAGCCCAGAAGGATGAAGGCCGTGCAGTAAAGGGTAACATACGGTCCTCCTCTTTGGTCACGCAAAGGCCCTAGCATGGGCCTGGGAGGTGAGAGGGCTGAGGGGTGCAGGCTCTGCCCCCGGGCCCCAACCTTTAGGCTCATCACATTGAGGCAGTGATGCAGCGAGAGGCAAGGCAAGGAGACAGAGCAGTCAGGCTGGTAACCTCTGGCTCCTAGGAGCTGCCCTTGTCCTTGTCATCCATGAGGTCATACCTGTGGGAACAAGCAGAGAGGGCTCAGGTAGAAAGATGACTTCTGTGTCCTCTTATAAATGAGACAAGATCTGAGGGCTCTTATACTTCCGaggatcagtggttctcagcttgGGTTACATCCTTTTTCCCTCCTATGATTGGGATTTTTCCTACTTAAGCATCCAAGCCCATCCCCAGCTCATCAGACACTCACCACTGGGCTGCAGCCTGGGAAAGGTCTATCTCAGTGAGGTCCAACTGCACCTGTGTTGCGGGATAGTAGGGGTGAGATGTTACTTTTGATGTTTCCAAAGACCACATCCTACCCTGACACACTTCTGGTCCCAAACCAGTGCAGAGGTAATTGGGTAGTAAAGTACTATAAAGTACATCTGTAAAGTAATGTCACCAGGGTGCTTACTCCCTAATAGGGACTATAAGCCTTTCCACCAGCAACTTCTAACTCTCACCTTTGCCTGGTCCACCTTTGCCCTCTTCTTACCTTCCCCAGCAGCTCACGCTCTCTTGACATGAAGGAGGAACTAGACTTCACAGAGACATCCAGCTTTCGCCGAAGGGCCTCATCCAGGGGCAATTCCCACTCAAACCTGAGGAGGGACTGGGGTTAGGGGAAGGGGCCCTTCCCGAGCCTGCCATCTCTTCACTTGAATGCTCACTGACTGACCGTTCATCGAATTCAGGATTTAGGGTCCTCTTCTTCTGTGAGCTCTTCCTCTTGGTACCCCGGTTCTTGTCTGGCAGTAGCAACAGTGACACGTAGGGGTCGGGGGGATCCCGTCCATTTTGTCGAAGGGCCCTGTGACAGGAGGAAGAAGGTGATGAGGCAACCTGAGGGGAGGGACGGGGAGAACCTGGAGGATGTGAGGGATGGAGTCTCACCGGCAGCTGTGAACGATGCTGATCAGCTTTCGTTCTTCACTGTAGTACCAAACAGTGAGTTTCACCTGGCCTAGAGGCCCGGCTGGAGCCTCAAGGGGACTGTGGAGAGATGGAGATAGCGTTGGGAGGAGGTAGTGCCTTGGGAGTCTGTAGCTTATCCTTTGTATCCTTGACTGAGTCCCATCTTTCTGACCCAGCGCTTTACCTGTCACTGTGTGTTAGGCGCTGCCGGAGCTCTGGGGCTGAGGAAGTGATGTGAGGGAGTCCTCCCCAGAGCTCCGGTTCTTCGCTTAGAGATGAGGAGCTGTGGCTGTAGCTGTGGCTGTAAGCTTCCACCCCTGAGTGCTGGGACACCAGGATCTAGGTAAACAAGAAAGCAGCATGCAGAGTCCTTCCGCTCCCGGGCTAGAAGGACACGGCCCTCtgctcccgccctccctccccttgCCCACTGTCTCCTGGCACTCACCCTGAGCTGTGCTCTCAGTAGCACCTGCCCTGGACCATTGCTGAGCATAAACCAGTGGTCCAAGCAGAGCCGGTCAGCCACAAGGagctcagagaggggcagggataACGAGCCCAATGCGCCAGTCCCCTCACCCTGAACCTGTGGAGCAACAGGACTGCCGTCAAGAGAGAAGTGATTTAGGTagttccctggcgatccagtggttaggacttggcgctttcgccaccagggcccgggtttgatccctcgtaGGGGAACCCGCAAGCCGCAGAGCGAGGCCAGaggcaaaaaagagagagggagaagtgaTTTAATCCTGGCATTCCAGGTCCAAATGCTTGGACACTTGAGTGGTTTTGGAGAGACTCCCCTTCGTGAAGGGCAGGGGAGCTGTGGTAATAGTTGCTGCTGGTCCCACTTCCctgcttccctttcttttttaaccaGAGTAGACTGTACTATCTTTACTTCCTAAGCTTTCACAAATTATCCCAGTAATACCTGCATAGGGtagaaaaaagaatagtaaaaatagaattaaattgtTTCCTGCCCATCCTATCCTCATGTCCATACTCCAAATGTAATAAACCCTTCCTATTTTCTTTGTTCTGGCATAATTCTAACTAATATGTCTATATCTCTATTTCATAATTTGCCAACTTTAATATCTACTGATTCCCTGCTATTCAAGATGACAAATTGAGCTTATTTACATCTCTCCTCTACCTCTGTCAGTGTTGTTAATAGTCGCATTATTTGACATTCTGTTGGTTTCTATTCATGTAATTCTCTACTTACTGTTCTATCAACTTTGGAAGGTATTTGACTTACTCCATATAGAGAAAGTCAGCACTCCTATATTACCTtcccccatcctctccccacctcccataCCTCTTCACTTTTCGGTCACCCTTCGACCCACTGAAATCTAGCTTCTACTCCATTCCAGCCACTGAAGTTGCTCCAGTCATCAGTGACCTCCTAGTTTTAAAAGTCAGTGAATAGTTTTCAGTCACCTAATTTTACCTCTCAGTAACATCTGACCACTTCCTGTCTTTTGAAACACTCTTCTTTTGGCTTCTGGAACCCACTCTCTCGTGGGGAGCGTCCCACCACCCCGGCCACACTTCAGTGCTCTTCTTCCTCCGTCTGCCATTCTGTTGCAGCGCGCAGCATGTCCACTCTACACACGCGCTGAGGGATCGCACTCACGCTGTGACTACAGCTGCTACCTGTCGCTTGCCCGTGATGCTCAAAGCAGAGGGAGAGGGCGGAGCACCACAGTGGGCCGCAGATCCACCTTCCAGATGGCTGTCTCCCCTTGGACAGCCCTCAGACATCTCGATTTCAAAAACTCCTGCTCGGTGCATTCCCCGTGTTGGCGATGGCTCCTTTATCTGTCCATCCACACCAAAACCCCAGGAGTTAACACCTAGGTGTTCTTTGttcctcttccccctccatgTCAAAATAACCACCAAACACTATCTGGCCTTTGTCAGTTCTTGCTTCAGTTACTCTCACAGTCTCTTAAGTGACCTACCTGCCTCCAGCGCTGCCTTccttcagttcatttttttttttttttttttttttttttttttttttttttcagttcatttttttacCCTGATGTCGACACCTCCTAAGATGCAAATCTGGATGCCACCTCTCATTCCTTCAAATGTTTCCCTATGCctttaggataaaatccaaattcttaGCATAATTTTTTTGTGATCTTGCTCTTTCCTGCCTCTATAATGTATAATTtgccttctttctcctccattcCCTTCTCAGCCTTAAGAGTTTTCCTGTCCTTCTTTTCTTGGTCAGGGCCTATTTACCCTTAATCTAAGGACGCCTTTCTTACTATCTTTCTTACCTCACCTTTTCCCTTGTCTGAGTTAGAACCCCTCCTTTTTTCCCTACACTGCCTTTACCTCAGCAGTTATCAGTCAGGAAGTATTCTCTGGTTATTTTTCTCCTAAAGGAAGAGTGTGAGCTCCAAAAAGATAAGAACATCTTTTATCTCTGAATGCCCTGTGCCTGGTTCAGTGCCTGGCCTGTGACAGCAATCTGCAAaatgtttgtagaatgaatttacGGTACCTGCAACTCCAGGCTCTCAGAGTTTGGTTTCCTGATGAGAAAGGAGGCACTCTCATCCCAGACAGGGGCTGACGTTTGGGAAACAGTCTGGTGGAGATGAGGGGTATGATCAGTGTTGACATTTTCTCCTCTATGCCTCTCATCCCTCCCATTCTTAGTCCTGCAGCATTTCCTAATACCTTAGTTTTATGAGAAGTATCTCCCACGGCAATAGTAGCATAAGGGCTGGGAGGCTTGGTACCTTTTCGGAGCTGGAAAGAGAATGTTAGTCTTAAATTTGGACCAGTTAGGCAGATTCCCCCCTCCCCTCATAAATTACATCCACAGCCAGTGGCCCATGTCCCCATGTCCCCACTTGACAGCCCTCACCCTCCTGGCCTCGAACAGAAAATTCTTCCCACCCCAGCACCACCCTGGGAGAGAGGAATTTGGAATTTACTATTCCAAACACACTAGGAGCATCCAAACCTGAGGGATGTAGAAGAAGGGCCAGGGAGCTATGGGGTGTGGGGAGCATATCTCACCGGCAGGTCCTCAGCCCGCTCCAGGTAGACGGAGAGCAGGGCCGCCGCCAGTTCTGCACTCTTCTGAGTCTGGATCAAACTATTCACCTGCAGCACCTGGGGAAGGACACATGGGAGCTGGGGAGTGGTAACTGACACTCTGGGGCCTGGCATATGCCTTAAAAGCTCATAGAAGAGTTTACCTTGACCCATCTTGGGTCCCTCTTgggtcccttccttcctccagcaTCTTTCCTTACCTCCTCTAACTCAGCAGCAGTGGGACGGGGGGTCAGACGCTCCAGACACAAGTGTAGGCGGCCAGATGGGACATCCTCCAGGGTCAGCCACTGTGGAAGTGGGCAGGGTTAAGACTTGGGGGTGTGGGGACAGGGACTATGAGAATGAATCATGCATCAAGATCAGGACAGACTGCTGATTCTAATTCCATGCTCACCTCATCAAGGAAGCCATTGTTTAGGACTGTGGTGAGACTCACTTTACACCTGTAGAGGAGAAAGATTAAAATTAAGGTCTGTGGTCAAGAGCCAAGTCTTTTGTCTCCAAGGTCTACAGAGGCCCAGCCCATCTTCCCCGCTGGACGCCCCCCACCGCCTCACCTGCCCAGAAAGTCGTCCTTGTCCAGGTCCTTGTCAAAAACTTCAACCTCTAGCTCTTGGCCTGGAATTGATGTGATGATCACCTAGTGGGAGAAAATAGTGggatcctttccttttcttctcagaatGACTGGACACCTCCCCCAATCAACTGAACCCCAGAAGTTTTTTGGACCACTCTCAGAGCTGGGGGAGGAATGGGGCAAGACTGGGAAGAGTCTTAGCCCTCAATTCTGACCTCAAAGACCTCGTTCCAACGGGGATTGAGATCTTCCCGAACAACACGGCTCCGGAAGCTTCGTCCTCCCAGCTTTAGTTTGACATAGGGGTCTGACTTCCCCTTCACTAATCCCCCCAAGAAACGGTCTTTGGCAATCAGGTCCTGGGCCTCTAATACATGAATCCGAAGCACATTCTGTAAAAGGGACAGATGGGGCACCAGGTGGCGGTCAGAGAGAGAATACTGTCAGACCCAACCCTGAAACAGGCTTTGCGCACGTAGGGTGGGCAAACAGACTCCAGTACTTTCCAGATATAGACTTACCTCCGTCCCAAAGTTACTGTCAGGAGTAGTGTGACTGGGTCGAGGTGGGGCATCCACACTGCTGCCTGTCTGGGGGCTCTCGTCGTCCAGGTCCCAAGCTCCAGGAGTACCAGGCACAGCAGGGAAGCGCACTTCTGATGAATCCAAGTACAAGAGCTGGGAAGGGTAGTGTGATTGTCAAATCAAAGCAGTGCATTTAGCCACCAGCAGGCAAGGTAtgcgggggctggggggggggggcggggcagagcaggggctctgacAGGGAAACTAGGTCCCTGCCTTGGCTGTGCTTATCTCTGGGGGGTTCACTCCACACTCACCCTACTCAGACACCATGTCTTCCCCCAGTTagatcaacaaacattttttgtgCGTCTGCTAGATGCTTTCAGATACACTAGCTCATTTCATCGTAGAGGATCCCCTTTCCTTACTCTTAATACCACCAGGAATCCACGAGGCCCTTCCCCTCTACCTCCATACCCTCATAACCAGTTTCATGTACAGCCGGGAGTTTGGGCCAGAGCTGCTGAGCTGGAACCACTGGTCCAGGGTGAGTTCAGGGGCAGTCAGCAGGCGAGCCAGAGGCAGGGTCAACGCCCCTAAAGTCAGGGCCCTGGAGTCATCCTTCACCTATAGGCAcaggaggaggggatggagtGAGGGATTAGGGAAAAGGGAGGTAGACTGCGGAAACGATGACACAGCTGCAGCTTCATTCTCTCTGTGCCAATCAAACCTTTTGCTCCACTCCAGGCCATCCTTTTACAGTCCTCTGCCTACTCTACAGTCCCTTCCTCCTTTGCTCTTTCTGGTCTCATTACCTGGAAAGTTCTCATTCTGCTCTTCTCTGCCTATTTAAATCCTACTGATACTTTAAGACCCTCTGAAAATCCTACTTCCTTCACAAAGACTCTCTAGTTACTCCAGCCTCTGTACCTTTCTCTGGCCATCCTAAGCACTATACTATGGGTATTTTACTCCCAATGATTAATGTTGAATCATTCTTAGATGGCTATATATGTTTGTCTCCTCTCTGAAACTAGCCAGTAAGCTTCGTGAGGGCAGATActgtattttgtgatttttctatgACCTTAAAAGTGCTAGACGTCTGGGAGGCTGGGCCTGGAATATGCACACGACTCTGTGTAAAACAGATGATCAGCAAGGACccgctgtagagcacagggaactctactcagtactctgtaatggcctctatgggaacagaatctgaaaaaaaataggtatatgaatacgtataactaaatcactttgatgtacatctgaaactaacacaacgttgtgcTAACCCTATACTCCAATgtcagattaaaaattaaaaaaaaattaaaatcaaataaaaataaaccaggaaaaaaaaaagtgctaggtGTCTAGCTGGTGCTCAATATGTTCCTCTCTTCTTTTAACAGGATTTTTGTTTAgcttttggctgtgccgcatagcatatgggatcttagttccccgaccagggattgaacctgtgccccctgcagtgggagcgcagtctcaaccactggaccaccagggaagtccccttctcttcttttaaaaaataatttaaaaaaaaaaaataataataataataatttttttgaggcataatttacataccacaaaaatcactcattttaagtgcacaattcTCAGTTATAAAAA
This genomic stretch from Phocoena phocoena chromosome 11, mPhoPho1.1, whole genome shotgun sequence harbors:
- the ESYT1 gene encoding extended synaptotagmin-1, producing MDRSPGDRPSPVDQPNAPSDPPDQPPTAHAKLDQSSGNQPAGPGAAGEALAVLTSFGRRLLVLVPVYLAGAIGLSVGFVLFGLALYLGWRRVREEKERSLRVARQLLDDEERLTTKTLYMSHRELPAWVSFPDVEKAEWLNKIVAQVWPFLGQYMEKLLAETVAPAVRGSNPHLQTFTFTRVELGEKPLRIVGVRVHPGQRKEQILLDLNISYVGDVQIDVEVKKYFCKAGVKGMQLQGVLRVILEPLIGNLPIVGAVSMFFIRRPTLDINWTGMTNLLDIPGLSSLSDTMIMDSIAAFLVLPNRLLVPLVPDLQDVAQLRSPLPRGIIRIHLLAARGLSSKDKYIKGLIEGKSDPYALVRVGTQTFCSRVIDEELNPQWGETYEVMVHEVPGQEIEVEVFDKDPDKDDFLGRMKLDVGKVLQAGVMDEWFPLQSGQGQVHLRLEWLSLLPDAEKLKQVLQWNRGVSSQPEPPSAAILVVYLDRAQDLPLKKGNKEPNPMVQLSIQDVTQESKTVYNANCPVWEEAFRFFLQDPRSQELDVQVKDDSRALTLGALTLPLARLLTAPELTLDQWFQLSSSGPNSRLYMKLVMRLLYLDSSEVRFPAVPGTPGAWDLDDESPQTGSSVDAPPRPSHTTPDSNFGTENVLRIHVLEAQDLIAKDRFLGGLVKGKSDPYVKLKLGGRSFRSRVVREDLNPRWNEVFEVIITSIPGQELEVEVFDKDLDKDDFLGRCKVSLTTVLNNGFLDEWLTLEDVPSGRLHLCLERLTPRPTAAELEEVLQVNSLIQTQKSAELAAALLSVYLERAEDLPLRKGTKPPSPYATIAVGDTSHKTKTVSQTSAPVWDESASFLIRKPNSESLELQVQGEGTGALGSLSLPLSELLVADRLCLDHWFMLSNGPGQVLLRAQLRILVSQHSGVEAYSHSYSHSSSSLSEEPELWGGLPHITSSAPELRQRLTHSDSPLEAPAGPLGQVKLTVWYYSEERKLISIVHSCRALRQNGRDPPDPYVSLLLLPDKNRGTKRKSSQKKRTLNPEFDERFEWELPLDEALRRKLDVSVKSSSSFMSRERELLGKVQLDLTEIDLSQAAAQWYDLMDDKDKGSS